In Flavobacteriales bacterium, the genomic stretch CTGGAAAGCATCCGTGAGCTCGCACAATACAAGATGGAGCGCGTCAAAGGCAAGGATGAGCGGGAGAAGAAAAGCAAGGTCTTCCGCTACCTCCAGCAGAAGGGCTACGAGA encodes the following:
- a CDS encoding RecX family transcriptional regulator, whose translation is LESIRELAQYKMERVKGKDEREKKSKVFRYLQQKGYESDIIYQVLFTQK